In the Heteronotia binoei isolate CCM8104 ecotype False Entrance Well chromosome 13, APGP_CSIRO_Hbin_v1, whole genome shotgun sequence genome, one interval contains:
- the UTP18 gene encoding U3 small nucleolar RNA-associated protein 18 homolog yields the protein MEVVEASGCSLPARRKRARKEWREDDAGRGAVSEGDSLKAAEDPMDKARRSRHLALLAEKSAADRRLEELVFGDTEEGESLLRRLQDRPFVQQGEVVSGNLLDEESCNSESDDEADNFLLSKKPAWVDEDDEAEEAIDMTHRYRKNMMKSDAERKLTKEKLQRRLQEEFQSAMGATPSWAQRSMKKKNRKTENEDDSEEDEDADLLHKTGNFVTTSESLPRGILQMKKCLHANNDRLSDAKLTTVQFHHSAQVVMTAGVDQSVSLFQVDGKTNPKIQSIYLEGFPVYKARFSADGEQVIATSIREKLFYIYDMMGGKIIPVNHIRGLEEKFVRKFEVSPDGSFLLISGLSGYQHLISMKTKEFVGSMKINGRAIASSFSPDGSNIYTHSDEGEVFIWDVKSRRCLNRFTDEGCLRGTCIAVSKNGHYVACGSSSGVVNLYAHDDCLRKTNPKPLKAIMNLVTAVTSLSFNPTSEILAIASKKIDDAVKMVHIPSLTVFSNFPLSGRKVIYSAQSMDFSPRSGFFSIANDKGTALLYRLQHYSDF from the exons ATGGAAGTGGTAGAGGCGAGCGGCTGCAGCTTGCCGGCGAGGCGAAAGCGAGCGCGGAAAGAGTGGCGCGAAGACGATGCGGGTCGCGGGGCTGTTAGCGAGGGGGACTCCCTTAAGGCGGCTGAAGATCCGATGGACAAAGCCCGCCGGTCTCGGCACTTGGCGCTTCTGGCAGAAAAATCTGCAGCGGACCGTCGCCTGGAGGAGTTGGTGTTCGGGGATACGGAAGAGGGAGAGAGCCTGCTAAGGCggctgcaagaccgcccttttgtTCAG CAAGGTGAAGTAGTTAGTGGAAACCTACTTGACGAGGAGTCTTGTAATTCAGAATCTGACGATGAAGCGGACAACTTTCTGCTCTCTAAAAAGCCGGCATGGGTGGATGAGGATGATGAAGCTGAGGAAGC AATTGACATGACTCACCGATATAGGAAAAATATGATGAAAAGTGATGCAGAAAGAAAACTTACTAAGGAAAAGCTTCAGAGAAGACTTCAAGAAGA ATTTCAGAGCGCTATGGGAGCAACCCCTTCTTGGGCACAGAGGTCTATGaagaagaaaaatagaaaaaCAGAAAATGAAG ATGACAGTGAAGAGGATGAAGATGCTGATCTGCTACACAAGACGGGCAATTTTGTGACCACATCTGAGTCTTTACCAAGAGGTATTTTACAG ATGAAAAAGTGCTTGCATGCTAATAACGACCGTCTGTCAGATGCAAAACTGACAACTGTACAGTTCCATCATTCTGCTCAAGTTGTTATGACAGCTGGGGTTGATCAATCTGTATCACTGTTCCAG gtggatGGTAAAACTAATCCAAAGATACAAAGCATCTATTTGGAAGGTTTTCCAGTCTACAAGGCACGTTTCAGTGCAGATGGAGAGCAAGTTATCGCTACTAGTATACGTGAAAAGCTGTTCTATATATATGACATGATGGGTGGAAAGATTATTCCTGTAAACCATATCAGAG GTTTAGAGGAGAAATTTGTCAGAAAATTTGAAGTATCTCCAGATGGATCATTCCTCCTGATCTCTGGACTGTCAGGATATCAGCATTTAATATCAATGAAG ACAAAAGAATTTGTTGGCAGCATGAAAATAAATGGGAGAGCTATTGCATCATCTTTTTCTCCAGACGGCAGTAACATCTATACACATTCGG ATGAAGGTGAAGTCTTCATATGGGATGTGAAAAGTAGGCGGTGTTTGAACAGATTTACTGATGAAGGTTGTCTGCGTGGAACATGCATTGCAGTCTCAAAAAATGGCCACTATGTGGCTTGTGG TTCCAGTTCTGGAGTTGTGAATTTGTATGCCCATGACGACTGTCTCAGAAAAACCAATCCTAAACCTCTGAAAGCTATAATGAATCTTGTCACTGCTGTTACATCACTGTCCTTCAATCCCACTTCAGAAATACTGGCAATTGCTTCCAAAAAAATTGACGATGCAGTGAAGATG GTCCACATTCCTTCCCTTACGGTATTCTCAAATTTTCCTCTGTCCGGAAGAAAGGTAATATACTCGGCTCAATCCATGGACTTCTCACCCAGAAGCGGATTTTTTTCTATAGCAAATGACAAAGGCACAGCTTTATTGTATAG